One stretch of Euphorbia lathyris chromosome 7, ddEupLath1.1, whole genome shotgun sequence DNA includes these proteins:
- the LOC136234963 gene encoding stemmadenine O-acetyltransferase-like, translating to MEVQIISKECIKPCSSTPSHLKTFNISLLDQFLSPIFYCIALFYPNSISQSSLLLKHSLSKTLTQFYPLAGKIKDHLSIDCNDEGALYIEAKSNIPLSSYLTQPDLTLLPKLVPDLSPFLENPTGAFLLRIQQTTFTCGALALGLSVSHMALDGTAFASFIKAWALTASSSAKQLTNPNLDAPITFPQRDSFPKEAVFSALWSPYLKKGKVIATRLMFVASALDKLKADAASSTVEKPSRVEVVSAVICKSVMAAFNAPISIIHLVNVRGKATPPFPDCSLGNFVWLAPVTFREKDGEVSNFVGKIRNAVRKIDSDFVKKIGCLKVFEEVKVIESEVSEGKEVMLFTSWLNFGVYKNSDFGWGNPIWIAPCNRIDSEEIEFNNVCILNDTKIGNGVEAWVYLPQDVAVVVEKDAQLLQYASINPTPL from the coding sequence ATGGAGGTCCAAATCATTTCCAAGGAATGCATAAAACCTTGTTCATCAACACCTTCTCATCTTAAAACCTTCAATATCTCTCTTTTGGATCAATTCCTGTCTCCAATTTTCTATTGCATTGCTCTTTTCTATCCCAATTCAATCTCCCAATCATCTCTTCTTCTAAAGCATTCCTTATCCAAAACATTAACTCAATTTTATCCCCTTGCAGGCAAGATCAAAGACCATCTCTCCATTGATTGTAACGACGAAGGAGCACTTTACATTGAGGCCAAATCCAACATTCCTCTTTCTTCATATCTCACTCAACCTGACCTCACACTTCTCCCTAAACTCGTCCCGGATCTCTCCCCGTTCCTCGAAAATCCTACCGGAGCATTCCTTctaaggattcaacaaacaacATTTACTTGCGGAGCCTTAGCCCTAGGCCTTTCTGTTTCTCACATGGCTCTTGATGGAACTGCATTTGCTTCCTTCATCAAAGCTTGGGCTTTAACAGCTTCCTCCTCCGCTAAACAACTCACAAACCCTAATCTTGATGCCCCGATTACTTTCCCTCAGCGCGATTCCTTCCCGAAAGAAGCAGTCTTTTCAGCTCTATGGAGTCCTtatttgaagaaaggaaaggttatTGCAACGAGGCTTATGTTCGTTGCATCCGCCTTAGATAAACTTAAGGCGGATGCTGCATCAAGTACCGTCGAAAAGCCTTCGCGAGTAGAGGTTGTTTCAGCTGTTATATGTAAGAGTGTAATGGCTGCTTTCAATGCTCCAATTTCAATCATTCATCTTGTTAATGTTCGGGGAAAGGCTACACCGCCTTTCCCCGATTGTTCGCTGGGGAACTTCGTGTGGCTTGCGCCTGTAACGTTCAGAGAAAAGGATGGAGAAGTGAGTAACTTTGTGGGGAAGATAAGGAATGCAGTAAGGAAAATAGACAGTGATTTTGTGAAGAAAATTGGGTGTTTGAAGGTGTTTGAAGAAGTGAAAGTGATTGAAAGTGAAGTATCTGAAGGGAAAGAAGTAATGTTGTTCACAAGTTGGTTGAATTTTGGTGTGTATAAGAATTCAGATTTTGGATGGGGGAATCCAATTTGGATAGCTCCATGTAATAGAATTGATTCAGAAGAAATAGAGTTTAATAATGTGTGTATTCTGAATGATACTAAAATTGGGAATGGAGTAGAAGCATGGGTTTATCTGCCTCAAGATGTTGCTGTTGTTGTGGAGAAAGATGCTCAACTTCTTCAATATGCTTCCATTAATCCAACCCCCTTATAA
- the LOC136200577 gene encoding ubiquitin-conjugating enzyme E2 8-like isoform X2, with product MASKRILKELKDLQRDPPTSCSAGPIGEDMFHWQATIMGPCDSPYAGGVFLVSIHFPPDYPFKPPKVAFRTKVYHPNINSNGSICLDILKDQWSPALTISKVLLSICSLLTDPNPDDPLVPEIAHIYKAQRDRYEATARNWTHKYAMG from the exons ATGGCATCAAAACGCATACTGAAAGAGCTGAAGGACTTGCAGAGAGACCCTCCGACCTCTTGCAGTGCAGGTCCTATAGGCGAAGACATGTTTCATTGGCAAGCAACAATTATGGGTCCTTGTGATAGTCCTTATGCTGGAGGTGTTTTCTTAGTTTCTATTCATTTTCCCCCTGATTATCCCTTTAAGCCTCCCAAG GTGGCGTTTAGGACGAAAGTGTACCATCCTAACATTAACAGTAATGGAAGCATATGTTTGGATATTCTTAAAGATCAATGGAGCCCTGCTCTTACCATCTCCAAG GTGCTGCTGTCAATATGCTCATTGTTGACAGACCCAAATCCAGATGATCCGCTAGTGCCTGAAATAGCGCACATATACAAGGCTCAGAGGGATAGGTACGAGGCTACTGCTCGAAACTGGACACACAAGTATGCCATGGGTTGA
- the LOC136200577 gene encoding ubiquitin-conjugating enzyme E2 8-like isoform X1: MASKRILKELKDLQRDPPTSCSAGPIGEDMFHWQATIMGPCDSPYAGGVFLVSIHFPPDYPFKPPKVPNHSFISSSASNIQFLWLNSFPFIYIWNQVAFRTKVYHPNINSNGSICLDILKDQWSPALTISKVLLSICSLLTDPNPDDPLVPEIAHIYKAQRDRYEATARNWTHKYAMG, from the exons ATGGCATCAAAACGCATACTGAAAGAGCTGAAGGACTTGCAGAGAGACCCTCCGACCTCTTGCAGTGCAGGTCCTATAGGCGAAGACATGTTTCATTGGCAAGCAACAATTATGGGTCCTTGTGATAGTCCTTATGCTGGAGGTGTTTTCTTAGTTTCTATTCATTTTCCCCCTGATTATCCCTTTAAGCCTCCCAAGGTACCTAATCATTCATTCATCTCTTCTTCTGCTTCCAATATCCAGTTTCTATGGCTGAATTCCtttccttttatatatatatggaatcaGGTGGCGTTTAGGACGAAAGTGTACCATCCTAACATTAACAGTAATGGAAGCATATGTTTGGATATTCTTAAAGATCAATGGAGCCCTGCTCTTACCATCTCCAAG GTGCTGCTGTCAATATGCTCATTGTTGACAGACCCAAATCCAGATGATCCGCTAGTGCCTGAAATAGCGCACATATACAAGGCTCAGAGGGATAGGTACGAGGCTACTGCTCGAAACTGGACACACAAGTATGCCATGGGTTGA